The Granulicella sibirica DNA segment GGAAGCTGGACTGTGTAGCTGCCGACGACGTTGTGTCGAACATCGAAGTTCGAGAGGCCGCGGCTCAGACGCTGGTTGAGGACATTGGTGCTGTCGCTTTGACCGGAGCCGTTATCCATGGATTTGGCGAAGGTGTAGCCGAGGAGGACTTCGACGACCTTGCCGCTGTGGTGGATGCTGGTCTGCAGCGAGTTGTAGGTGGAGCTTGCGATGGTGCGCATGTAGGGGTTGCTGGCGAAGTTGATGCCGAGGGTGGTGCGGGTTCCCTGGACGACGGAGCCGTTGGCTAAGGTGTAGGTGCTGGTCTCGAGGCCAGGGCCGCATGGGGTCTGGCCGGGCGCGAGGGCGTTGGGATCGCTGAGGGCGAGGCAGAGGTTGGGATCGCCGGGGTTGGATTCCTCGGTGGTGAGGAGGTGGCGGCCGAGGGTTCCGACATAGTTGGCGGTGAAGACAGTCTGGCCGCCGAACTCACGCTGGATGCCGAAGTAGAAGCTCTGGGTGTAGGGCGTCACGTTCTTTGTATCGAAGACGAGTGAGCCGGAGATGGGAAGGACGGACGGCCAGTTGAAAGTGGTGTCGGGCTTTGAGGCCGAGACGCCGGTGGGCGGGAAGGCGAAGGGGAAGCGCTGGCCTTCGCTGTTACCGGTAGCGCGGTCGATGAAGGGGTTCTCGAAGCGTGATGGGACGGGTGAGGCGTAGAAGAGGCCGTAAGGGGCGTCGCCCACTTCAACGAAGCCGGTGGCGTCCTGGATGTTGGTGTAGAAGATGCCGTAGCCGCCGCGAACGCTGAGCTTGCCGTTTCCTCCGGTGAGCTTGCCGAGGAGGCCGTCGCCGAAGTCAGGCGCGTAGGCGAAGCCGAGGCGTGGAGCGAAGTTGTTATAGCGGATGCCGGCGAGGGTGCGAGGCACTCCGGGATCACCGGGGAAGACGTAGCCTTTGGGCGCGCCGGGGAAGACGACGGACTGCTCGCCGGGGATGATGGCTTCAAGCTTGTTCTGGGTGTCGTACCAGGGGGTGGTGATCTCGTAGCGGATGCCGTAGTTGAGGGTGAGGTTCGGCTTCACGCGGTAGGAATCCTGCGCGAAGACGCCGAGGTAGTGGCTGCGGGAGTCGAGGATCTGCTGGCTGGCCTGGATGAAGTAGCTTGGCGCACCGATGAGGAAGTCGGCGAAGTCGCTGCCGGTCTCCTGCCCGCTGAAGCCGAACTGGCCGTTGGCGCCGTAGTAGTTGCGCTCGTTGATCTGGTCGTAGTGGTAGTTCACGCCGAAGTGGAAGGTGTGTTCGCCGATGACCTTGGTGTAGCTCTCGAGGAACTGGAAAGTGTTGTTGTATTGGCCGAGGTTGTCAGCGGGGGTTCCGAAGCTGAAGTTGTTGAAGCCAATGTTCGGGACACCTTCCGAACTGGCGTTGATGGCGGAGATGCCGCCGGTGGATGCTCCCCAAGGAGTGACGAAGCCGAGCGAGCTGAGCGTGACACCGGTTCCGCCGATGGGTGTTCCGAGCTGGTTGACGTCGCGCAGGTACGAGAAGCGGAAATCATTTACTGCGTTGTTTTTTAGAACAGTGGTGAGGCCGATGTTGGCCATCTGGGCACGGCCCTTGTTGGCTGCGTCGAAGCCGGGGACGGAGGCTCCGGCGTATGGGTCGGTGACACTGAAGCTGTCCTGGTAGTAGTACATAAAGAAGTTGCCGAAGCGGGTGTTGAGATCGAAGCGTCCGGCACCCTTGTAGTCGGCGAGATGGGCGGAGTAGGCGGAGGTCTGGTAGAAGTTGCCAGCTGCGTTGGCCGTGGGAATGTACTTCAGCGTTCCGAGGGCCGCAGGAGACCAGGCTTTCTGGGGAATGACGGCGTTGGGAAAGACGCATACGTCGGTGGTGACGCAGCCGGGGGTGTAGTAGGGTTCGCCGGCAGCGACGGCGTAGCCGAGGCGGTTGGAGAGGTCAGTCGCCCATGCGGTGCCCTGGACGGTGGAGTTGATGGGGGAGCTACCGCCATCGGAGAGATCGCCCGTGCGGTTAGCGTCTGAGGGAACCTGGTAGTTCTGGGTGGCTCCCTTGATCTGCTTTGTGCCCTGGAAGTCGGCGAAGAAAAAAGCCTTGTCTTTCTTGATGGGGAGGCCGATGGTTCCGCCGAAGATGTTCTGGATGAAGGTTCCGCGAAGGTGGTTGGAGTAGTAGTTAGCTGCGTCGAGGTCGGTGTTGCGGAGGAAGTCGAAGACGTCGCCGTGGATGGTGTTTGTTCCGGACTTAGTAACAACGTTGACCTGGCCGCCGCTGAAGTTTCCGTACTCGGCGTCGAAGTTGTTGGTGATGATGCGGAACTCGGCGATGGAGTCGAGGTTGGGGATGATGCTGGCGCCGTTATAGACGCCTTCGTTGGCGTCGGCACCGTTGATCATGTAGCCGTTCGAGGCTTCGCGGCCGCCGTTGACGGATTGGTTTCCGGAGTTGAGATCGCCGGAGACGGTGCGGCCGCCTTCGGTGGTGCTCTTGTAGGGCGAGAC contains these protein-coding regions:
- a CDS encoding TonB-dependent receptor; its protein translation is MQKKLMRPFVFCLFVFGVLVYAHAAITGSISGRVLDPSKAVMPGITVTALNEDTKLVQTVKTDNQGFYVFNALAIGNYTISVSTQGFKDYQTTGIKVDANSALHIDVPLSVGSVTETENVSANALQVETQNTQLGEVIEAEKITSVPLNGRAFTDLLSLQPGVSPYKSTTEGGRTVSGDLNSGNQSVNGGREASNGYMINGADANEGVYNGASIIPNLDSIAEFRIITNNFDAEYGNFSGGQVNVVTKSGTNTIHGDVFDFLRNTDLDAANYYSNHLRGTFIQNIFGGTIGLPIKKDKAFFFADFQGTKQIKGATQNYQVPSDANRTGDLSDGGSSPINSTVQGTAWATDLSNRLGYAVAAGEPYYTPGCVTTDVCVFPNAVIPQKAWSPAALGTLKYIPTANAAGNFYQTSAYSAHLADYKGAGRFDLNTRFGNFFMYYYQDSFSVTDPYAGASVPGFDAANKGRAQMANIGLTTVLKNNAVNDFRFSYLRDVNQLGTPIGGTGVTLSSLGFVTPWGASTGGISAINASSEGVPNIGFNNFSFGTPADNLGQYNNTFQFLESYTKVIGEHTFHFGVNYHYDQINERNYYGANGQFGFSGQETGSDFADFLIGAPSYFIQASQQILDSRSHYLGVFAQDSYRVKPNLTLNYGIRYEITTPWYDTQNKLEAIIPGEQSVVFPGAPKGYVFPGDPGVPRTLAGIRYNNFAPRLGFAYAPDFGDGLLGKLTGGNGKLSVRGGYGIFYTNIQDATGFVEVGDAPYGLFYASPVPSRFENPFIDRATGNSEGQRFPFAFPPTGVSASKPDTTFNWPSVLPISGSLVFDTKNVTPYTQSFYFGIQREFGGQTVFTANYVGTLGRHLLTTEESNPGDPNLCLALSDPNALAPGQTPCGPGLETSTYTLANGSVVQGTRTTLGINFASNPYMRTIASSTYNSLQTSIHHSGKVVEVLLGYTFAKSMDNGSGQSDSTNVLNQRLSRGLSNFDVRHNVVGSYTVQLPFNDFIGKDGWATYVTKGWAVSGITTLASGRPVTLQETDDNSLTGTNNDLPTYDPTMGKLSGDHNPRNGNPYFNINLFSPEPLGQFGNSNRRFFHGPGINNTDLALLKNFTFARETSVQFRAEAFNVFNHTQFNGPSGNVNNSGVGGFGYITSANDPRIMQVALKLLF